The sequence AGCCGTTCGCCGCCCTCGACGCGCAGACCCGCGAGTCCCTCCAGGACGAGCTGCGCCGCATCTGGCAGCGCACCGGGAAGACCGTCGTCTTCATCACGCACGGCATCGAGGAGGCGGTCTACCTCGGTCAGAAGGTGGCCGTCATGACCTCCCGCCCCGGACGCGTCAAGGAGATCGTCCCGGTCTCCTTCGGTGCCCGCGGCGACGGTTTCCAGGGCGAGGACCTGCGCTCCAGCCCCGAGTTCGCCCGCTATCGCCACGAGATCTGGACCCTGCTCCACGACGAGGTGGCCCGCGCCCAGCAACTGGAGAAGGAGGAGGCCACCGTATGACCACCGACATCACCACCCCCGCCGATGCCCCGGCCGACCGACAGGCGGTGCGCGAGGCCGTACGGGAGGACACCGCGCCCGCCGCTCCCGCGGCCGCCGACCGGGAGTCCCGCAGGCCGCGGTCCGGTCTCCCGTCGCTGCTGGTACGCCGACTGCGCGGCGCCGGCCGGGCGGCCACGGCAACGGCACCCGCCCCCGCACAGACGCCGACGGCCTCAGCGGCCCCGGAGGCTCCCGCGGCCCCGGTGACTTCCGCGCCCCCCGAGGCACCCGCCACCGGACCGGACGCCGTGCCCGCGCCGAAGGGCCCCGCCTCTCCGGGCGCCGCTCGGGGCACCGCCCACGGCCGCCACGCCCCGTCCCCCCTCCGGAAGGCCGCCGGGGCGCTCGGCCGGTGGCTGCGCGCCACCGCCCTGCGCTCGGCGGCCCTCGTCGCCCTGCTCGTCCTCTGGGAGACCGCCCCCCGCCTCGGCCTGGTCGACGCCACCTTCCTCCCGCCGGTCAGCGAGGTCGCCACGGCCTGGTGGGACCTCCTGGGCAACGGCCAGCTCGGTCAGCACACCCGGGCCAGTCTCGCCCGCTCCTTCGGCGGCTTCGCCATCGCCGTCGTCGTCGCGGTCCCGCTCGGCCTGCTCATCGGCTGGTACCGGCCGGTGGCCGCGTTCCTCGGCCCGCTGCTGGAGGTGTTCCGCAACACCGCCGCACTGGCCCTGCTCCCCGTCTTCGTGCTGCTGCTCGGGATCGGCGAGACCTCGAAGGTCTCGATCGTCGTCTACGCCTGCCTCTGGCCGGTCCTGCTGAACACCATCAGCGCCGTGGGCAACGCCGATCCCACCCTCGTGCGACTGGCCCGCTCGATGGACCTGTCCACCCCCAGGCTCTTCCAGAAGGTGATCCTGCCGTCCTCCGTACCGGCCGTCTTCACCGGCATCCGGCTGGCCGGCGCGGTCTCCATCCTGGTCCTGGTGGCCGCCGAGATGATCGGCGCCAAGGCGGGCCTCGGCTATCTGATCAACGCCTCGCAGTACAACTTCGCGATCCCGCAGATGTACGCGGGCATCATCACCATCTCCGCCGTCGGCGTGGCCTTCAACCAGCTGCTGGTCACGATCGAACGCCGCCTGAGCACCTGGCGCGTCCCCGTCTGACGCCCGCGCCGTCCGGGCCCGCCACCGCACGCAACGCCACCGAACACAGGGAACAGCCATGACCGCGAACCGCACCCTCCACCTCAACGCCTTCCTGATGAACGTCGGTCACCACGACGCCGCCTGGCGCCACCCCGACAGCCGGCCCGAACTCATCACCGACCTGCGGTACTTCCAGGACCTGGCCCGCACCGCCGAGCGCGGACTGCTCGACTCCATCTTCTTCGCCGACGGCGTCGCCCTCTGGGGCAAGGCCCGCCACAACGCCCTCGGCGGCTTCGAGCCGCTCACCCTGCTCTCCGCCATCGCCGCCGTCACCGAGCACATCGGGCTCATCGCCACCGTCTCCACGACCTTCAACGAGCCCTACAACCTGGCCCGCAAGTTCGCCTCCCTCGACCACATCAGCGGTGGCCGGGCCGGCTGGAACATCGTCACCTCCGGCACCGTCGACGAGGCCCGCAACTTCAACCGCGACGAGCACCTGGAGCACCACCTCCGCTACGAACGCGCCCACGAGTTCCTCGACGTCGCCACCAAGCTCTGGGACAGCTGGGAGGACGACGCGATCGTCCTCGACAAGGAGCGCGGCATCTACGCCGACACCGACAAGCTGCATCCGGCCGCCCACCGCGGCGAGCACTTCGGCGTCGCCGGGCCGCTCAACGTCCCGCGCTCCCCCCAGGGCTACCCGCTGCTCGTGCAGGCCGGGTCCTCCGAGGACGGCAAGGAGTTCGCGGCCCGATACGCCGAGGCGGTCTTCACCGCCCAGCAGACCCTCGCGGACGGCCAGACCTTCTACAAGGACCTCAAGTCCCGCCTCGCCAAGTACGGCCGTGCCGAGAGCGACCTCCTCGTCCTGCCCGGCATCGCCCCCGTCATCGGCTCCACCGAGGCCGAGGCGAAGGCCCTGGAACAGCAGCTCACCGACCTCCAGGTGCCCGAGTACGGCCTCGCCCAGCTCTCCGGCATGCTGAACGTCGACCTCACCGGACTGCCGCTGGACGGCCCGCTCCCGGACCTGCCCGAGGAACGCGACATCAACGGCAACAAGAGCCGCTTCACCCTCGTCGCCGAACTCGCCCGGCGCGACGGCCTCACCCTGCGCCAGCTGATCGCCCGCCTCGGCGCCGGCCGCGGTCACCGCGTCTTCGCCGGTACCCCCGAGCAGATCGCCGACCAGCTCGAGGAGTGGTTCACCCAGGGAGCCGCCGACGGCTTCAACATCATGGCGCCGGTCCTGCCCACCGGCCTGACCGCGTTCGTCGACCACGTCGTGCCGATCCTCCAGCGGCGCGGGCTGTTCCGCACCGAGTACACCGGCGCCACCCTCCGCGAGAACTACGGCCTCGCCCGGCCGGTCAACCGGCACACCAAGGAGAGCGTATGACCGAGTACGCCACCGACGTCCTCGTGGTCGGCGGTGGCCCGGCCGCCACCTGGGCGGCGCTGGGGGCCGCCGAGGTGGGCGCCCGCGTCGTCCTCGCGGACAAGGGCTACTGCGGGACCAGCGGCGCGACGGCCGCGGGCGGCACCGGTGTCTGGTACGTCCCGCCGGAGCCCGCCGCCCGGGAGGCCGCCATGGCCTCCCGGGAGGGCCTCGGCGGGTACCTCGCCGACCGCCGCTGGATGGCCCGGGTCCTCGACGAGACCTACGACCGGATGAACGAGCTGGCCACGCACGGCCGTTACCCCTTCCCGACCGGCCCCGACGGGCAGCCGCTCCGGGGCGGCCTGCAAGGCCCCGAGTACATGCGGCGGATGCGCATCCGGATCCGCCGGGCCGGGGTCCGCGTCCTGGACCACAGCCCGGTCACCGAGCTGCTCACCGACGCGGACGGCATCGTCGCGGGCGCCGCCGGCTACCGCCGCCAGCTGCGCGAGTCCTACCGGGTCCGGGCCGGCGCCGTGGTCCTCGCCACCGGCGGCTGCGCCTTCCTCAGCGGAGCCCTCGGCACGAACACCGACACCGGCGACGGGGCACTGTTCGCCGCCGAGGTCGGGGCGGAGCTCTCCGGGATGGAGTTCTCCAACGCCTACGGCATCGCCCCCGAGGGCACCTCCGTCACCAAGACCGCCTTCTACTCCTTCGCCACCTTCTACCAGGAGGACGGCAGGGTCCTGGAGGGCGCGGCGAGCCAGGGCGGCCGCTCGGTGATCGCCCGCGAACTCCTCACCGGCGCCCGGGTGTACGCCCGTCTGGACCGCGCCGACGAGTCCGCCCGGGCCGCGATGCGCCTCGCGCAGCCCAACTTCTTCCTCACCTTCGACCGGCTCGGCATCGATCCCTTCACGGACCGGTTCGCCGTCACCCTGCTCGCCGAGGGCACGGTCCGCGGCACCGGCGGCATCCGGATCACCGGCGACGACTGCGCCACCGGGGTTGCCGGGCTGTACGCCGCCGGGGACGCGGCCACCCGCGAGGAGATCTGCGGGGGCTTCACCGGAGGCGGCAGCCACAACGCCGCCTGGGCCATCTCCTCGGGCAGCTGGGCCGGCCGGGGCGCCGCGGGGTACGCCCGCTCCCTCGGTTCCGCCCGGACGGCGAGCCGTCCCGTCACCGGCGCCGGCGGGGCGGGCCTGCGCCCGACGGGGAGCGCGGCCGGCGCGCCGGAACACCGCGAGGCCGTGGCGCTCGTACAGCGGGAGGTACTGCCGTACGACAAGAACTACCTCCGGCGCGGCGAGGTCCTCGCGGCCTCCCTGCGCACCCTCGACGCGGCCTGGTCACAGCTGCGCGCGGGTCTGCACGGTGAAGGGGCCGACCTGGTCAGGGCCCGGCAGGCGGCGGCGATGACGGCGCACGCGCGGTGGATGTACGCCGCCGCCCTCGCCCGGTCCGAGTCCCGGGGCATGGCCAAGCGCCTCGACCACCCGGACCAGGACCCGGCTCAGCACCACCGGATCCTGGTCGGGGGATTGGACCGGGTGTGGACCAGGCCCGCCGCGAGGGCAGGGGTGGCCGCATGATCGAACTGGTTTCGGCGGAGCGCTGCATCGCCTGCGACAAATGCGTGGAGGTGTGCCCGACCGATGTCTTCGAACGGGGCCCCGAGGGGATTCCGCTGCTCGTACGGCAGGAGGACTGCCAGACCTGCTTCCTGTGCGAGGCGAACTGCCCGGTGGACGCGCTGTTCGTGGCCCCGCTGACCCGGCCCCTGCCGGAGGACCCGGCCGTCCGGGACGAAGCGGGGTTGGTGAGCCGCGGGCTGCTCGGCAGCTACCGGCGGGAGATCGGCTGGGGTGAAGGGCGGACGCCCGGCTCGCTGCGGGCGATCGGGCCGCCGCTCGGCCGGTCCGCGCCGCCGATCACGTCCTGAGCGCGAGCGCCGCCGGAGCCCTGTGCTCCGGCGGCGTGTGCGTGTGTGCGGGGCGCCGAGAGGCCGGTGGGCCGGTCAGACGGTCAGGACGATCTTGCCGCGGGTGCGGCCCGCGGCGCTCAGCTCCCAGGCCTTGGCGGCCTCGGCGAGCGGCAGCGCGTGTTCCACGTTGACCGTGAGCTTCCCCGCGTCGGCCAGTTCCGCCAGGAAGGTCAGGTCGGCGGTGTCCGGGCGCACCCACAGCTGGTGGGCGCCCTGGGCGGCCGCGTTGTAGTCCGCGATGGAGACGACCCGGTGGCGTTCCTTGACCAGGGACTGCAGCGTCTCGATGACGTCGTCGCCGTAGAAGTCCAGTCCCGCGTCGACGCCTTCGGGCGCGAGCGCGCGGATCCGGTCCGCCATCCCCTCGCCGTACAGCACGGGCTCCGCGCCGAGGGAGCGCAGGTAGTCGTGGTTGTGCGCGCCCGCCGTGCCGATGACCCGCAGGCCGAGCGCGACCGCGATCTGCACGCCGAAGGATCCGGTGCCGCCGGCCGCGGAGTGGATGACCACGGTCTCCCCGGCCTGGAGGCCGACGCGGGTGAGCGACTGGTAGGCCGTGAGACCGGCCAGCGGGAGGCCCGCGGCCTGCTCGAAGCTCAACTCGCGGGGCTTGCGGGCGAGGGTGCGGACGGGGGCGGACACCAGTTCCGCGTACGTGCCGAGCTCGACCCATTCCTTGCGGACGTAGCCGTAGACCTCGTCGCCGACGGCGTGGTCGAAGGTGTCCTCGCCGACCGCTTCGACGACTCCGGCCACGTCCCAGCCGGGTATGACCGGGTAGCGGACTTCGAGGATCGGGTCGAGATATCCGGCTGCGAGCTTCCAGTCCACCGGATTGACCCCGGCGGCCTTGACGCGCACGAGGACCTCGCCCGGTCCCACCTTGGGCCGCGGTGAGTCGACGAGCTGGAGGGGGGCGGGAGTTCCGTAGGCGTTGTAAGTGATGGCCTTCATGATCGTCCCCAACATGGGTCCGCGGCCGGGTATTCCGGACCGTCAGGCCGGCAGGGTGTTGCGGTGCGAGCTCCGTCGGGCCGCGCTGAACAGTGCCTGGATCTGCGTACCGGCCTGCTCGACGTCGTCGAGGGGGGAGGGGAACGGCAGCCGCACGTCGCGATGGCCGCGTCGTTCCTCCAGCCGCAGGGTGATCCCGTACCGGTCCATGGCGACCGGCAGCGCGCGGAGCACGGTGGCGGTGGGCAGCGGCCGGACCAGCCGCAGCAGCAGGGTGACGAGGTCGTGGTGGTCGTCGAGGAGGTGCGTGAGCATGCCCGCCTCGTACGGGGACAGCGGGTCGGGGCAGGCCGCGTCCAGCTCGTCGAGGCCGACGTGCGAGCGGCCCTCCGGGGTCTCCAGGACGGCCCGGTCGAATTCCATGCAGGTGGAGTCGGCGCCGGAGCCTTCGGCCAGGTCGGAGTAGGGGGTCAGCAGGCGGCCCAGCACGGTGACGCGGGCGCGCACCCGGTCCCGTACGGGGGTGGGGGCGATGTCCGTGAACTCCAGCCGGATCGAGGGCCGGTACTCGGACTCGCCGCCGGGCTCGGCGGGGTGCAGGTGCAGTCGGCCCATCGGGTCGCTGCCGTCGAGGTGGCGGACCTCGGAGCGCAGTCCGTCGGTGACCACGGTCATGGAGTGGGCGGCGGTCAGGATCGACCGGATGCGCTCGGCATCGGTGGGCCGGTCGGCCGGGGTGGCGGGGGCACCGAACATGCGCATGCGGATCTCTCCTCGTCCAAGCGACTTAGGTATGCCTAACCTAACCTATCTGGCTCTCCGGGAGTACCCGGGACGCTCGTGTCGTTGTTGGGCTGAACGGGTGAAACGCGAGAGGATGGGGGGATGCACATGAAGCGCACGGCCGAGGCGGCCCGGTGAGCAGGTACGACGTCACCGACGAACAGTGGGAGGGGCTCGCGCAGGTGGTTCCCCTGCGCAGTCGCAACGAATGGCCCTCCCGGGTGGACCACCGCACGATTCCCACCGCGCCCGGGGCGTCGGCGGCGGAGCAGCGGCGCTTCGTGGTGATCAGAGTTCAGATCTTCGCGGACGCGCGGGAGGTGGCGGAGTACCTGATCGCGCAGATCCCGGTCCTGCTCGACCTCACCGGGGCGGACAGCGAAGTGGCCAAGCGGATCCTGGACTTCAGCAGCGGCGTGGTCTTCGGCCTGGGCAGCGGGATGCACCGGGTGGACCGGAACGTCTTCCTGCTCGCGCCGGTGGGGACCGAGGTCGAGGGGATCGCGGCCGCGGCCGTCCCCCGATCGTAGGAAGGTCCCCGCGAGGGAACGGTTCGCCGGAGCCACGGGGGGTCCGGCGGGCCGTACCGTCCCGCGCATGGACGCCATTTCGGACGCGGCGGCGGTGGGCGCGCCCGCCCTCGTCGCGTTAGCCGACACCCCCGCCGGTCCCGTTCCCGCTGCGCTTCTCGCAGCCCTTCCCGCTGCCGCTCCGGCGGCCGAGGGAGATGCCACCGCGTCGCCCGGAGCCTCGCCCGCGCCTCCCACGCCTCCCACCGGCGTGGAGGAAGACGACGCCGTCGTCGTGCCCGCGCAGGCCCGCCCCGCCGGCTCCGGCCGTCCCACCGAGCCCGCGCAGCGCTGTCCGCGGCCCGTGGTCACCGAGCTGCGGCTCTCCGCCTTCGGGCCGCACCGCTCGGCGGTTCACCCGCTCGGCCCCCTCACCCTCTTCGCCGGGCCGAGCGGCAGCGGCAAGTCCCAGGCCCTGGCCGCCTACGAGGCCCTGGCCGGGCTGGGTTCCGGGGCCACGCTGGAGGAGGCCTTCCCGGACCCGCGCGCCCGCATCCCCGACCGGGCCGTCCCCGACGCGCAGCGCCGGCGCGGGTTCCGCCTCGGCTGCACCGTGGACGGACCCGCGGGCCCGGTCCGGCTCGACCTCGCCGTCCAGGCCGAGCCCACGCTGCGGATCGTCGGCGAACGGCTCTCCCAGGGCGGGCAGATCCTGCTCGCCACCGCTCTGCGTGACCCCGGCCGGCGCTCGGTCCAGGCCGCCTGGCTGACCGGTGGCGCCGTCGGTGTCACCCGGGCCCCGCTGCCCGACGACCGGCTCGGCACGGCACTGCTCCCGCTCCGCGTCGCCGGTTCCACCGCGGGTCAGCGCCAGGTGCTGGCCGCCGCCGAGCAGGTGGTCGTGGCCCTGCGCGCGGTGTTCCCGTGCGACCCCCGCCCGGACCGGATGCGCGCCGCCGTCGCGCCGGGAGAGGGCCGGCTGCTGGGCGACTGCGCCAACCTGGCCGATGTGCTGCGGCGGACCCGTAGCGAATGCGGCACCCGCCACGCGCTGCTGGCGGAGGCGGCCCGTACCGGCTGCGCCGGGTCCGTGGCGGGCCTGGACGTACGGGCCCCCGCGGGCGGCGGCCCCGTCGAGGCGGTGCTGGACCGCGGCCCGGGCCGGCCCGCGACCGAGCTGGCCCGACTGGGCGCGGGCGAACTCCGCTTCCTCGCGCTGGCGCTGGTCCTGCTCACCGGGCCCGGGGTGCTGGCCATGGACCCGGCGGCCGAACTGCTCTCCGCGCGGCAGGCCCTGACGGTGCTGGCCGACGACTTCGACCGCGGCCTCGACGGGCGTCAGAGCGCCGAGCTGCTGCGTCTGGCCCTGCTGTCCTGCGGCCGCGGCCACATCCGGCTCGTGGCGGCGGTGGGGGAGGGGACGGCCGCGGCCGCCCGCGATCTCCCGGGCGTCGCGATGGTAGACCTGAGGGCATGAACGAGACGCCGGCGGTGGAGAACCAGGAACAGCCCGAGCGACGGCCGGAGCCACCGGAGGGGCGGCCCGGCGCGCGGATCGGCGACCGCCCCGACGAGCGGCTGGACCGGCTGCAGCGCCGGCTCGTGCAGTTCGCGGCCGCGCGCGGCTGGGAGCCGTACCACACGCCCAAGAACCTGGCGGTGGCGCTCAGCGTGGAGGCGTCCGAACTGGTCGAGATCTTCCAGTGGTTGACGCCGGAGCAGTCGGCGAAGGTCATGGAGAAGCCGGAGTCGGCCCACCGCGTGGCCGACGAGGTGGCCGACGTGCTCGCGTATCTGCTGCAGTTCTGTGAGGTTCTCGGGGTGGATGTGCTGGATGCGCTCGCCGCGAAGATCGAGAGGAACGAACTCCGCTTCCCCGTGCCGGGTACATCGACACCGAATCGTCACTCTTCGGAGTGATGGACTCATCCACAATCACATTTGTGTCCACATTTTCCGAATACCCCTGGCTTTACCGGCTCGTTGCCCTCACTCTGGGTAGTGGTGAGGATGGCGGGATGTCGTGCGGACGGGGGACGGCATATGGATGCGGTACGGCTCATCGCGGCCGGCCGGCACGCGCTGGCACAGAGCGGGGTCGCGTGGGACATCGTGGGCGAGGCCTGGCAGGCCCAGGCGCTCGCGCAGGGCGTAGGGAGCTATCTGGCGGTCACCGGGCCGCCGGAACTGAGATCGGAGGCACGAGGACTGGGGGAAGCGGGAGGAAGAGGCTGCGGGGTGCTCGACCGGGCGGCCCTGCGCGGAGAGGGCAGCGCGCCCGAGTATCCGCCGAGAGCCGCGCAGTTGAGCGAGGTTTCGGACGTCCGGCAGGCGATGCTCGGACTCCAGGCGCTGCTGGGTGAAGTGGGCATAGCCCTGGTCGGGGTGGCCTGCGGGACGGACGACGAGGCCCTGTACTGGCAGTGCATAGAGTCGATCGACGCGGCCGACGAGTCGAGCGACCGGGTGCGGGCGATCCTGCGCCGCATGACGGTCCGTGAACGAGGCTCCGCCTCGGGCGTGGCCTGAGGGGCACTACGGATGGGGTCCCGCCGTGCTCGGCGGGACCCGCGTGGTCAGGACGACCGGAAGGTCCGGCGCTCGCCCTCGGGGGCGCGGTCCGTGGAGGCCTGGAGATCGGCGTCGAGCCGGGACAGGTCGGCGTTCAACGCCGCCATCAGGTCTTCCATCTGCTGCAGCAGGCCCTTCGGCGCGCCGTCCCCCTGGGCGGGTGCCGCAGGCTCCTGCCCCGCTCGCTCGTGTGCCGGCTGCGCTGCCCGTCCGGTCGGTCCGGTGTGTCGGTGGGTCTCCGGCACGGCCTCGTGGGACATGGCGGCCTCCTCGGCCCTGGCCCTTCCAGGGCGGAAGGGGGCGGTGGACGCGCCTGCGGGACGCCGCCGGCGCGCGGGCCGGGCGGTCCGGCTCCGTCCGAGCCAACGATCACCGTCCGGGCCGGTCACTGGCGCGCCGGGGCGTGGACCGTCCGGTTGACGAAGATTCACCCTGCCGGGGCGGAAGTGCAGGATGGGGGCATGGATCTTCGCGTTTTCACCGAGCCCCAGCAGGGCGCGAGCTACGACACCCTCCTGTCCGTCGCCAAGGCCACCGAGGACCTGGGCTTCGACGCGTTCTTCCGCTCCGACCACTACCTGCGGATGGGATCCGCCGACGGCCTGCCCGGCCCCACCGACGCCTGGATCACCCTCGCGGGCCTGGCCCGGGAGACCGAGCGGATCCGCCTCGGCACCCTGATGACGGCAGGAACCTTCCGGCTGCCCGGAGTCCTCGCCATCCAGGTGGCCCAGGTCGACCAGATGTCCGGCGGCCGCATCGAACTGGGTCTCGGCGCGGGCTGGTTCGAGGAGGAGCACAAGGCGTACGGCATCCCCTTCCCGGCGGACCGGATGTCCCGGCTGGAGGAGCAGCTGGCCATCGTCACCGGCCTGTGGGCCACCGAGCCCGGCGCCACCTTCGACCACGCCGGCACGCACTACCGGGTGGAGAACTCGCCCGCGCTGCCCAAGCCTGCCCAGGCCAAGATTCCCGTCCTCGTCGGCGGCCACGGCGCCAGGCGCACCCCGCGGCTCGCCGCCCGGTACGCGGACGAGTTCAACATGCCCTTCGCGTCCATCGCGGACAGCGCGCGCCAGTTCGCCCGGGTCCGGGAGGCGGCCGAGGAGGCCGGGCGGGGACCCGACGACCTCCGCTACTCCAACGCCCTCGTCGTCTGCGTGGGCAAGGACGACGCCGAGGTGGCCCGCCGAGCCGCCGCCATCGGGCGGGACGTCGACGAACTCAAGGCCAACGGCCTGGCCGGTACCCCGGCCGAGGTCGTGGAGAAGATCGGCGCGTACGGCGCCGCCGGCGCCTCCCGCGTCTACCTCCAACTGCTCGACCTCCACGACCTGGACCACCTGGAGCTGATCTCCGCCCAGGTGCTCTCCCAGGTCCGATAGGAACGGGGACAGCCGTGCCACGCGCGTCCGGCCCGCTCGCCGAAGCCCTGGCCCACCGGGCCGTACTCCTGGACGGCGGGCTCAGCAACCAGCTCGCCGCCCAGGGCTGCGACCTGTCCGGCGACCTCTGGTCGGGCCGGGTGCTCGCCGAGCACCCGGACCAGGTGGCGGCCGCCCACACGGCGTACGTCCGGGCGGGCGCCGAGGTACTGATCACCGCCAGTTACCAGGTCGGCTACGAGGCCTTCGCCGCCCACGGCCACGACCGCGCCGAGACCACCGCCCTGCTGCGGCGCAGCGTGCTGCTGGCCGCCGGGACGGCCGAGGCCGCCGACCACGAGGTCTGGGTGGCCGCCTCCGTGGGCCCGTACGGAGCGGTGCTCGCGGACGGCTCCGAATACCGCGGCCGGTACGGGCTGAGCGTGCGCGCGCTCGCCGCCTTCCACCGCCCCCGCGTCGAGGCCCTGCTCGCCGCCGGCCCCGACCTCCTGGCCGTGGAGACGATCCCGGACACCGACGAGGCCGAGGCACTGCTCACCGTCCTCGCGGAGACCGGCGCCCCCGCCTGGCTCTCCTTCACCGTCGCCGCCGGCCGCACCCGGGCCGGGCAACCCCTCGACGAGGCCTTCGCCCTCGCCGCCGCCTCCCCTCAGGTCATCGCGGTCGGCGTCAACTGCTGCGATCCGGCCGATGTCCTGCCCGCCCTCGAAGCGGCCGC comes from Streptomyces virginiae and encodes:
- a CDS encoding ABC transporter permease produces the protein MRGAGRAATATAPAPAQTPTASAAPEAPAAPVTSAPPEAPATGPDAVPAPKGPASPGAARGTAHGRHAPSPLRKAAGALGRWLRATALRSAALVALLVLWETAPRLGLVDATFLPPVSEVATAWWDLLGNGQLGQHTRASLARSFGGFAIAVVVAVPLGLLIGWYRPVAAFLGPLLEVFRNTAALALLPVFVLLLGIGETSKVSIVVYACLWPVLLNTISAVGNADPTLVRLARSMDLSTPRLFQKVILPSSVPAVFTGIRLAGAVSILVLVAAEMIGAKAGLGYLINASQYNFAIPQMYAGIITISAVGVAFNQLLVTIERRLSTWRVPV
- a CDS encoding LLM class flavin-dependent oxidoreductase, whose protein sequence is MTANRTLHLNAFLMNVGHHDAAWRHPDSRPELITDLRYFQDLARTAERGLLDSIFFADGVALWGKARHNALGGFEPLTLLSAIAAVTEHIGLIATVSTTFNEPYNLARKFASLDHISGGRAGWNIVTSGTVDEARNFNRDEHLEHHLRYERAHEFLDVATKLWDSWEDDAIVLDKERGIYADTDKLHPAAHRGEHFGVAGPLNVPRSPQGYPLLVQAGSSEDGKEFAARYAEAVFTAQQTLADGQTFYKDLKSRLAKYGRAESDLLVLPGIAPVIGSTEAEAKALEQQLTDLQVPEYGLAQLSGMLNVDLTGLPLDGPLPDLPEERDINGNKSRFTLVAELARRDGLTLRQLIARLGAGRGHRVFAGTPEQIADQLEEWFTQGAADGFNIMAPVLPTGLTAFVDHVVPILQRRGLFRTEYTGATLRENYGLARPVNRHTKESV
- a CDS encoding FAD-binding protein → MTEYATDVLVVGGGPAATWAALGAAEVGARVVLADKGYCGTSGATAAGGTGVWYVPPEPAAREAAMASREGLGGYLADRRWMARVLDETYDRMNELATHGRYPFPTGPDGQPLRGGLQGPEYMRRMRIRIRRAGVRVLDHSPVTELLTDADGIVAGAAGYRRQLRESYRVRAGAVVLATGGCAFLSGALGTNTDTGDGALFAAEVGAELSGMEFSNAYGIAPEGTSVTKTAFYSFATFYQEDGRVLEGAASQGGRSVIARELLTGARVYARLDRADESARAAMRLAQPNFFLTFDRLGIDPFTDRFAVTLLAEGTVRGTGGIRITGDDCATGVAGLYAAGDAATREEICGGFTGGGSHNAAWAISSGSWAGRGAAGYARSLGSARTASRPVTGAGGAGLRPTGSAAGAPEHREAVALVQREVLPYDKNYLRRGEVLAASLRTLDAAWSQLRAGLHGEGADLVRARQAAAMTAHARWMYAAALARSESRGMAKRLDHPDQDPAQHHRILVGGLDRVWTRPAARAGVAA
- a CDS encoding 4Fe-4S dicluster domain-containing protein, with the protein product MIELVSAERCIACDKCVEVCPTDVFERGPEGIPLLVRQEDCQTCFLCEANCPVDALFVAPLTRPLPEDPAVRDEAGLVSRGLLGSYRREIGWGEGRTPGSLRAIGPPLGRSAPPITS
- a CDS encoding NADP-dependent oxidoreductase, with amino-acid sequence MKAITYNAYGTPAPLQLVDSPRPKVGPGEVLVRVKAAGVNPVDWKLAAGYLDPILEVRYPVIPGWDVAGVVEAVGEDTFDHAVGDEVYGYVRKEWVELGTYAELVSAPVRTLARKPRELSFEQAAGLPLAGLTAYQSLTRVGLQAGETVVIHSAAGGTGSFGVQIAVALGLRVIGTAGAHNHDYLRSLGAEPVLYGEGMADRIRALAPEGVDAGLDFYGDDVIETLQSLVKERHRVVSIADYNAAAQGAHQLWVRPDTADLTFLAELADAGKLTVNVEHALPLAEAAKAWELSAAGRTRGKIVLTV
- a CDS encoding DUF2470 domain-containing protein, with protein sequence MRMFGAPATPADRPTDAERIRSILTAAHSMTVVTDGLRSEVRHLDGSDPMGRLHLHPAEPGGESEYRPSIRLEFTDIAPTPVRDRVRARVTVLGRLLTPYSDLAEGSGADSTCMEFDRAVLETPEGRSHVGLDELDAACPDPLSPYEAGMLTHLLDDHHDLVTLLLRLVRPLPTATVLRALPVAMDRYGITLRLEERRGHRDVRLPFPSPLDDVEQAGTQIQALFSAARRSSHRNTLPA
- a CDS encoding cell division protein SepF, whose protein sequence is MSRYDVTDEQWEGLAQVVPLRSRNEWPSRVDHRTIPTAPGASAAEQRRFVVIRVQIFADAREVAEYLIAQIPVLLDLTGADSEVAKRILDFSSGVVFGLGSGMHRVDRNVFLLAPVGTEVEGIAAAAVPRS
- a CDS encoding ATP-binding protein; the protein is MDAISDAAAVGAPALVALADTPAGPVPAALLAALPAAAPAAEGDATASPGASPAPPTPPTGVEEDDAVVVPAQARPAGSGRPTEPAQRCPRPVVTELRLSAFGPHRSAVHPLGPLTLFAGPSGSGKSQALAAYEALAGLGSGATLEEAFPDPRARIPDRAVPDAQRRRGFRLGCTVDGPAGPVRLDLAVQAEPTLRIVGERLSQGGQILLATALRDPGRRSVQAAWLTGGAVGVTRAPLPDDRLGTALLPLRVAGSTAGQRQVLAAAEQVVVALRAVFPCDPRPDRMRAAVAPGEGRLLGDCANLADVLRRTRSECGTRHALLAEAARTGCAGSVAGLDVRAPAGGGPVEAVLDRGPGRPATELARLGAGELRFLALALVLLTGPGVLAMDPAAELLSARQALTVLADDFDRGLDGRQSAELLRLALLSCGRGHIRLVAAVGEGTAAAARDLPGVAMVDLRA
- a CDS encoding nucleotide pyrophosphohydrolase; translation: MDRLQRRLVQFAAARGWEPYHTPKNLAVALSVEASELVEIFQWLTPEQSAKVMEKPESAHRVADEVADVLAYLLQFCEVLGVDVLDALAAKIERNELRFPVPGTSTPNRHSSE
- a CDS encoding DUF6099 family protein; translation: MDAVRLIAAGRHALAQSGVAWDIVGEAWQAQALAQGVGSYLAVTGPPELRSEARGLGEAGGRGCGVLDRAALRGEGSAPEYPPRAAQLSEVSDVRQAMLGLQALLGEVGIALVGVACGTDDEALYWQCIESIDAADESSDRVRAILRRMTVRERGSASGVA
- a CDS encoding LLM class F420-dependent oxidoreductase, producing the protein MDLRVFTEPQQGASYDTLLSVAKATEDLGFDAFFRSDHYLRMGSADGLPGPTDAWITLAGLARETERIRLGTLMTAGTFRLPGVLAIQVAQVDQMSGGRIELGLGAGWFEEEHKAYGIPFPADRMSRLEEQLAIVTGLWATEPGATFDHAGTHYRVENSPALPKPAQAKIPVLVGGHGARRTPRLAARYADEFNMPFASIADSARQFARVREAAEEAGRGPDDLRYSNALVVCVGKDDAEVARRAAAIGRDVDELKANGLAGTPAEVVEKIGAYGAAGASRVYLQLLDLHDLDHLELISAQVLSQVR
- the mmuM gene encoding homocysteine S-methyltransferase, yielding MPRASGPLAEALAHRAVLLDGGLSNQLAAQGCDLSGDLWSGRVLAEHPDQVAAAHTAYVRAGAEVLITASYQVGYEAFAAHGHDRAETTALLRRSVLLAAGTAEAADHEVWVAASVGPYGAVLADGSEYRGRYGLSVRALAAFHRPRVEALLAAGPDLLAVETIPDTDEAEALLTVLAETGAPAWLSFTVAAGRTRAGQPLDEAFALAAASPQVIAVGVNCCDPADVLPALEAAAAVTTKPLLAYPNDGSVWNATTRTWHTPDDPVPWPTRAWHAAGVRLIGGCCRIGPDRIAALGPLPADLRP